The DNA sequence TTTTTGTGCACACGGGCCTTGGCTTGGGCTATACTGCCGTCAACGCCTTTAGCGACAGAGGATATCGGCTCAGTGGCAACATTTTAGTTGACAGAGGAAGGACAGAACGATCCACGGCAGCAAAATACATGGATGTAATCGTCCCCCTCCTGGGAGGTATGCAAGTCGGGAAGCACAAAAAAATAAATATTTCGCTAGGTGCTACCTTCAGTTACCGTGCAGCCGAACAGATGAAGGTAGAAGGCGTCGTGTACCAATACTATTCGTCCATTGCTCTGGGCACAGAAGATGTAGGCCAAATAGGGAATGGCCCACCTCCTTCTGATGATCCATTCATTTTTACAGGAATACCGACCAACTGGGAACCCTGGAATGAATCACCCGCGTCCGCAGCCCCGTATAGTTATGAAGCAGAACTCCCCACTTCCCGCTTCCAAGTTGCAGCTACCAGCAAGGTCAGCTACGCACTTCCCTTCAAAAAGGGGCTCAAAGGTACCAGCATAGGCATCCAAGGACTGTGGTACCTCACGGAATACAATATCGGGGACGGACAACTGGCCCGCTACCGGGTACAGGTGGTGGTGGGTAGGCAATTTTAGAAAATGGTGATAGTGTCCAAAAAAACTATACGAACGCCAGTCCCAAAGTACCCGCCACCAACAAAGAAGAAAGGGAAATGCACGACCGAAAATACCGTGGCCGTCACCAGTATTACCACCCAGAGGACAATTTTGGGTTGTTCTAAATCGCGCAGGTTTTTATCGATTAGTCCTACAGTCAAAACTTAAGCTGCTTGATCTTCGTGAATAACCCGAATGTGATGTGGATTTAACAAACTGTTTAACTCCTCTATGAATTCAGCTCTTCTATCTATGTATTGCTGAGATTCTAATGCATGTGCACCATGCTCTTTATGTAATGCCAAGAGGTTATCCAACAGAATTACTTCTTCGATAAGCTCACTTATACGGACGGCTTTGTCTGCTACTTCTTCTATTCCTGCTTGGCTCATAAGGCAATTCTTTGATGAATTATTTGCACATAACCTCTTCTAAAACGTTTTCCTGCTCTGTTTTTCCTAGTCTGGGTAAATTGATTATCCCAATATACCAAGTTTCCATGATAGAGAGGATATTTTTCATGCTCTTCTGGATAGGAAGATACAATATACGCATCAACTCCGTAAACGGACTTCGCGCTCTTTCTAAACTTCCTTTCTATCAACTCTGATTTCTCCTCGAAAGTTTCTGAAGGAATAATCGTCACTACATCAATGTCCCGAGGATTCAGTTTATTACTGCTAAAACTACCTCCAATCCACTGAATAATAGCTGTAGTGATTTCTTCCCTGAAATCCTTCGTATACCTCAGATAACCATTATATAGCTTTTCTCGCGTTTCACTTTTTGGAAATGCTTCAACAAAGTGCTCCCTAAACTCTTCAAGGCTTAATTCTTGTCTCTCGGGCGGATCTATATATCCCCTGTCAGTGTACTTTATTGGCATATTGAATTACTTTAATACCATGTAAAATGGATAAGTATCTCGCTTTTATCTGAAGTACTCTACCTAATTGTCAATCTAGCCTTTACGCAAAAGCCCTACCCCGCAAAAATGCTCCGCGTCGCAGCACACAGCTTTTCGACCTGCTCTACCGTCCCCATACTCACGCGGCACCAGTCGGTAAGTGGAGGGAAGGAGCGACCCACCAGGAGGCCTTCTTTGCGATAAGCGGCTTGTACCTCGCTGATCGGGCGCCCTGCATGAAAGAAGACAAAATTACAGGCCGAGGGCACGTAATTCAGGCTTAGGTCATCCAGCGTGGTGGTCATCATTTTTCGGGCGATCCGGTTTTTTTCTATGCTGAAATCATAGAAGGCTTCATCTTCCAGGGCCGCTTTAGCTGCTGCAATGGCAAGAACATTAGGCCCGGCTACCGTCTTCTTGTCGAGGCGTTCAATAATATCCGGGCGGGCAATCAGGTAACCAATGCGAATGCCGGCCAGGCCAAATACCTTGGAAAAGGTACGAGCTACGATCACATTTTTATCCTCTTGTACCAGCTTGATCATGGTGGGATAATTGGGGTCTTCGATGTAGTCGAAGTAGGCCTCATCCGCAAAGACTACCGTACGATCGGCGACTGCATCACAAAAGTCGGCCAAAGGCTTGGCTGGCTGTAGCGCACTGGTGGGGTTGTTGGGGTTGCAGACGTAGACCAAGCGGGTGGACTGGGTGATTCTTCCCTCCATCGCTTCCAAATCGTGCACCATATCTTTGGTCACGGGTACTTTATGGATGTAAGTACCGAATTGCGCCGCATAATTTTGCAAGGCCAAAAACACCGGATCAGCAGCCACTATATTACTACCTTCCCCACCATAAACGATACCAGCGATCTTGAGCCCCTCCGTAGATCCGGCAGTCAGTAAGATATGGTCTTTGGTAACGCCATGCTTCTTGGCCAGCAGCTCTACCAATTCAGTGTAATAGGAGAATGGATAACGACATACATTATCAAAAGCATCGGTCATGGCTTGCCGAACTTTAGGAGATGGGCCGTAGGGATTTTCGTTGGCGTTCAGCCGAATCATCAGGTCTGAATCGAGCGAATTGCGACCAAAAGTGTTATCCACAGACTTAGTTGCTCCTAACGGCGCTCCCATCAAAGTAGCTGTTCCGGCCATGCCCAAGATACTGAGCCAATCTCTTCTAGTGATGCTTTTCATAATGGCTTATGCTTTTGTTTGCTCTCCAAGATACAAAATAGAAAACCTTCAATCGGTTCTGAATTATAAATCCGAACGACGAGCGGCAGCCTCCCCCCTATCTTTGTGTCATACTTTTTCACTACTAGTCAATATAAACATCCTTCATCATGAAATCTTCAGATAATACCGACCTTCTTCTTCGTTTTAAGCATGGCGAACAGTCTGCTGTTAAGCAAGTTTTTCACGACTACTACCCATTGATGTGTCAAAATATTTTTCGGATTATCCAAGATAAAGAAACCGCCGAAGATTTGGCCCAAAATGTCTTCATTCGTGCTTGGCGCAAACGCGAACAATTGGCCATC is a window from the Lewinella sp. LCG006 genome containing:
- a CDS encoding histidinol-phosphate transaminase, which produces MKSITRRDWLSILGMAGTATLMGAPLGATKSVDNTFGRNSLDSDLMIRLNANENPYGPSPKVRQAMTDAFDNVCRYPFSYYTELVELLAKKHGVTKDHILLTAGSTEGLKIAGIVYGGEGSNIVAADPVFLALQNYAAQFGTYIHKVPVTKDMVHDLEAMEGRITQSTRLVYVCNPNNPTSALQPAKPLADFCDAVADRTVVFADEAYFDYIEDPNYPTMIKLVQEDKNVIVARTFSKVFGLAGIRIGYLIARPDIIERLDKKTVAGPNVLAIAAAKAALEDEAFYDFSIEKNRIARKMMTTTLDDLSLNYVPSACNFVFFHAGRPISEVQAAYRKEGLLVGRSFPPLTDWCRVSMGTVEQVEKLCAATRSIFAG